ggtggctcactccgctggtgtgggcgagccgccccggcaagggtcttgtcggggctgctgaggctgccccggcaagggtcttgccgggggagcctgcttcgtccttctgcttctttgtgttcttggccttggcgttgcctttgCTGTCTTgtacttcggcttctctccggcttccctcccttgccttgcttcgtgtggccgcggcgcgtggctctgactgcccgtgcacaagtaaagaggtcaaaaaggagagcccctacttttgtacaccgacacccggCTGTCCtcatgaactgtgacaatcaaactatgattgccaaggctaagagttcaaaggacaatatgaaatccacaaagcacataagaagaagattaatatctgtcagaaaatcaagaaactccggagtaatagcgttggattatatccagacggctaagaatctggcagacccttttacggaagggctatcacggattgtgatagaaaatgcatcaagggagatgggtatgagacccacgtaagttgccatgggggtaacccaacctatgtgattggagatcccgtgaattaggacttgggaaaacaatccagcggtcaactgaggagagtatccttaattatcccactccgttggagatgcaataatactctcaattctgtaaggcaggctgacttttgtcttaatgtgttccaaagcttatgtaagcaagatgctaacctacagagcattctttggaggaacacacctatgtgagcctgaCTGCTGGTCATAGTTTATGAGATTGGGTGATCTCTAGGAAGCTCAAGAGAAGgtacggagtatgactaataagctccactcatggggtttagccttcggcagccacgtatcagctgacaataggcgaaacttctaCACACCAAACTGACAaatcaaggcatagtccattgttcactTGTGAAAAAGTCTAATCCtattgctctaggtggaagttcaacttaacagtctccactgaaaattctggtatatcaaacattgtttggaacagttgacaaacttatgtgcctcgagatctggtgggggattgatggattatggatgggcttaggcccatataagacaataatccctagttaatctctaaggcccatgcatgtgtaTAGCAAGTGGTGGAAaatgtgggaagtttagtcccatactgctacagtaagaagagtgagacctctttataagggctgctctaccacttgctatTGGGAGCCTGGGAATAAGAGTTGtgcacgcgcgctcctcctcctccgccgtccgcctcgcctcgcctcgtcacgacgcgcgcgcCGCTGGTTGCGGGGATGAGCCGAGCCGAAGTGGCcagtggagtgaaccctaactcagttcattcactccctctcgtacaaccctagccgtcatctactgttcctctctttgtgctacttccggcgatcccatcccgacgatcgcgtgcacggttggtcgggagagcaggtgcatccgaaaccctgtcgttcgagattcTGCCCGGGAGAAcgacaataaggtttttggggagcgtctcgacgcgactgctcccgatccatcCCCGTCTCCGTCCGCCTCTgtttccactacttcccctgcatcgaccCCATGGCTGACGACGCCGCCGTCAAGAAGAAGGCCTCGGCCGATGCTgaggctgccgctgccgccgccgcgttggcctagccaaccggagggtatgactcgATCATCCCCTATTTACTCGTTCATGTGCTAGCCGTATATATGCTGTTCATAGATGTTTTGGTTCTATGTACTATACGTGCTCATATGCTTAGTtatcggtatgagatgcataccgtatttgacatgcttactgtttactcgtggattagattagtcagaaaagtgctaatatttccaacacccTTTTGAATTGTCTTACCATTAATCACCGATTCCCAATAGTGTATAAAAGATGCACTTTCATCGGCGCTCGGGCGACGTGTTCTTGGTGCCAACTTCGAGGAGACCAGTGAGTGGCTTGTGGGGTTTCGTAACCATTTGACGACGTGTATATGGGGCGGTTGGCAGGATCTTTCTTCATGTTCTTCCAGCGAGTTGTTGCTAGATTTGGATCATAGTATGCCCAAGGGATGAATGATCCGGCTGCATTTTTCAACATCTTGAGGAGCAGAACTTTAATTCTTCTTACTTTTCAAGATACACATGCCATGTTTGTATTGTATAAACATATTCGCTGCCatattttttcagaaaaagaaaagataCAGCCATTATCTCAAAAGAAAATACAATTTTAAGCAAAAATGTTAATACATCTAAAACATGATAGGTGTTCATCATTACTTAAGTGGAAGCCGCATCTTCATTTATTCATATTTCATACAGTTGAACAAGAGAAAAAGGACTTGCTTGCCAATTGCTACCCTATTTGACACACAGTACATACTGTTATTGCCAATCTATTTCCTTTagctatacatacatacatacatacatgcacACTCCTACATACATAACATTGACAATAATAATGCGGACACTTCAAAGTACAGAAGAATGCTCGATCATCCGAAAAAACATAGCATATTTCCTCCAGTTCAGGACAAATCAACCTGACAAAAGCCATCTCAGATACTCAGTTCCATCACTGCAAGCAGGCGGAGCATCAGGAGCAGCTACCCTCTTCCGCATAAAAGTATCGACTGAAATGGGCTTCCTCTTGCGGCCACCTGGATGAGGTCGAAGTTGCTCATCAGCCTCCACAAAATCGCCCTGCCAAGATGTGAACAGCGTGCGGATTATAAGTTCCTAGAACAGAGCATCATGTGGAGGTAAACTATgtgattggtggtggtggttgcctTGTATTTACCTCAAAAAGCACGTGAACACTAGATTTCTCATGATTGTCCCTTACATGCTTGTATGAAAACTTCTGGCCGCACCCAGAGAATCCACATGTGAAAGGTCTACTCTGCTCATGAACTGCCTTAATATGCTTGTGCAAATTGGATTTCTGAAGTTCAAAGTTATTGAGAATGAAAACAGAGCAGTTTTGAAATTTATTGAAGAGAAACAAATCCATAAAAAGGCAACATGTGAGCTTGCAAATCACACCTTTGAAAATGAGCGCTTGCAATCCTTGAAGTTGCATTTAATCCTCTCAGTGACAAACGAACCTTCATGCATTCGCTGATGCCGCTTGAAGTTCTTCTTAAGCTGTTTAGTGTCACAGATATCACACTGAACATACTGATGACACGATTGGTTATGGGCCTTGAGGCATTCCACATTAGTAAAAGTCTTCATGCAGCCTGGTTCGCAGCAGATAACTTCAGTGTAATCCAAGTTGACTGCACCATAAGATTTGAATCATCAACTTTCAAGATTGTGATTGCTAAGCATATCTTATTACAGTAAGGAAAATAACTATGAAAAATTTATAGAAAGTCAGTTTCTCACCATGTGATTCCTCGTGTTTCTGTAGCTTGGAAGCATATTTGAACACCTTCCCACAGTTAGCCTCTGGGCAGATGAACTCTTTCTTGCCTCCACACTGAGGGCCATCCTCGTGAAATTCCTCAACATGTCTCTGGATATTACCCTTGATACTGAACTTACGGTTGCATCCTTCCATAGGGCACATGAATAGTTTTCCGTGATGAGTAAGCAGATGGCGGTTCAAATGGTCCTTCCTGCTATAGCTGAAAGGGCAACCATCTACATGGCAGGCAAAGGGTCTCTGCAACAGTTTTGAGAAGGATAAAAATCAGAATAGTACTCCCATATCCAAAGAAAAGTTCACTTGGCATAATATAAGTTTATGCATACATTTATAAACATGCTCAACAGCACTAGCAGAATTATTGTGCACATGCTTAAACAATTTGGACGTACTATCTAACAAAGAACTATTTGGGTGCAAGACCATCAAGTGGTAGTAACACCGTGAATAGTACAACAGCATCAGTTATCCAACATGACTAAACAAAACTACATGTAATTCACCCTGCATGCTAAGACTGCACATTTTAGTATGTTGAGAATGCTTAGTACATAAATAGTAGCTTTGGCATACATACTACATTGTACATACATACACATTAGTAGTTTGAGAATGCTAAGTAGCAAATAAATACACATCACATCCAATAAACAGAGCTTGGAACAAGAAGCAACGGCTAGGGTAAAAGCAGTTCCAAATGAACAAGCAAACCTGAGGAAGCGCGTGAATGAGGCATTCTTGATGGAGCTTCTCAGGAGGGTCTCCCCTTCCTGATACTGGTCCATTCAAGGCCTTCTGGCATTTTGGAGTTCTTGGGATCCAATGCTTCACACATTCATATCTGAACATGTAGTCTGCCAAAATCAGCACAATTCAGAGAAATAAACAATGGTACACCCACACACTAATAAAACAAATGATCCAAATAGTACTCCATCCCAAAAtgagtgactcaactttgtactagcttgtactaactttgtaccaaagctagtacaaagttgagtcacttattttgggacggagggagtagtaaataataTATCAACATAATTCACTGTCAAATGGGAATTGTTATTATTCCTGCAAGGAATATTACTGCAGAACTAAACGGATAAGTGACTTGTGCCAAAGaacataatttttattatttcaggGATAATTTGTTTTAGAACTCAGGGAACACAATAACCATCATTCACATAAAAATATGCTCAATGAAACATATAACATTATCTTATCATGTGCACATCCTACAACTACTTGCTTAACTATTGGATCATAGATGGAAGGCCATTAAGTGGCTATTGTACTTGGATACTGAGTATAATAACTCAAATGACGCAGCACCAACTATGACATACAAGCATATGACTGACAAGGCACGATTTGTTGACAAAGTGGTGGGTGCTAAGACATGAGCATGCAGTAGCTTCAAAATACTAAGGGTGCATCACATGTAACGATCAAGAACTAACAGCAAGTAGTTTGACAAAAAAAGGAATAACCTGAAGAAGGGCGTGAAAGAGGCTTCCTGAAGGAGCTTCCCAGGAGGGTCTCCCCATCCTGGTACTAGTCCATTCAGGGCCCTCTCGCATTTTGGAGTTCTTTGGGATCCAATGCTTCACGCAATTAAATAGCCTGCAAAAAGTCAGCACAGTTCAGCAATTCGGAGTACCATACAACAAGCACGCTTGGAAACAATCAAGCAGCAACTCTTAATCATCTACAGCTTCCATCACTGTTAAGCAATGGGTTTCAAACACCACTTCTAAGCAGAGGTCGGCGCTTATTTTGCTCTCGAGCACCGACTGAACAGCCAAACAGAATGCATCACTTGCGCCAACAATACGGAAACCCCCTGAACACAAAACTAAAACTCGGGACTATTCGGATACCTCGGGAGAATGGCTCTGCATATGCTGCTTCAGATGCGCCGGCTTCTTAAACCTCGCGCCGCACTCCTTGCAATCATGGCCGATCTCCTTGCCCGGCGGcgcactgccgccaccaccacctacGTTGTACTCATCCAGACCATCCACTTCGTCCTACAGCACACAGCGGTAACACTTCAGCTCACCCACAATTCACAGCTCCCGCAGAAATCAGTAGCACGGGTGCTCTATTAATAAGAAAACAGAACAGATAACACACGTCCTGGACCAGGGAGAAGCCAGGAGCGCGACCCCACCTTATGGTGTTCGAGGACGTGGTCTCGGATCAGCCGCTTCTTCGAACGCACGACGTCGCAGAACTCGCACTTGTACCGCCTGATGTCCCTCACAGGggcggccgccgccggcggcggcgaggtcgaggtcgaggtcgaggcCGAGGTCGCTCCGACGACGCCGCCACTGTCGGGATCTCCTTCTCCCATCTGGCCTGACCAGTCGCAGAACTCGCATCAGGAAATTCACGAAGCAAGCACGATTACAGCGAGAAATCGACCAAGATCGACAAAATCGGCGGCTCCAGCGGCGCCAGTCGCCGGCGAATTACCTCGGATCGTGGAGGAACCCGCCGGATTTCGCAGAATCGCGACCGAGGGGTCGGGAGGctcgcggcggcgcggtggaggaagAGGAACCCTCGAGCACAGCACACTACCCGaatgaggaggaggatggagagCCAGCGACACGTGTCGAGGAATTAGTAGCAGAGCCTAATCGGGCCGAGACCGGGCTCACTTTTCGGGTTCGTGCTGGGCTGCGGGCTGTGGGTCTTCCTGGGCTTTTAGTGGGCTGCTGGCCCGCCGGGCAGCAGCAGCTAAAAAAAAAACGTGTGCTGCCGTTTCCTCGGCTCGTTCTCCCACCCGCTGTGGCTGAGGCGCGAGACCGTACGCTGGACTGCCGCTGCCCGCCCCCCGGCCTCTccccgacctcgtcgccggcgatggccgccatggtcgccgccgccgcccccgcgcggcTCGTTCCTCCGCGCCTCTCTTCCCCGTGGCTGCACGCGGTTCAGCTTCGTCCGGCGCCGGGGCGGCTCCTCACGGTGGTCGCCGCGTCGCGTCGGAGCCCCGGCGACGGCGGGAAGAGGGGCAGGAAGAAGCGGGGGAGGCGCGCCACGGAGGCCGACCAGGAGGACGGCCTCTCCGTAGGCTCCGGTAAGCCGCCCGCCCCCACCCTGGTAGCTCCAAGCGTCCTCCGCGCTTAATTAGAGTTCGGTGGAAACTGTGAAGCCCCATGAGCTTAATTAGAGTTGCTTGACAACTCATAGAACCTAAGGATATTTTTGTTAGCTTATAGAGAGTTTATTATGATTTCTGAACATGAATCCCAGGTCAATTTTGATTGTACAGTGACCACCCAGAGCTATCCACTGAAGCACTGCTCATATTTGTTGTGAGCTTAATTATGAGCTTCCTCTTGTGGACATATGCTGCAGAGATGGAGACGAAGAGTTCCACCCCGCGTGCAACGGTCAACGATGGAAGCGTGAAGCCTGCGCTGGAAGCCAGCATGACCCCGAAAGACTCTGCCATCAGAAGAGTTGCATTGGTGGTGAGTCTTTACATGTGCATGTGGCGAAATTTTAGTAATACTTCACTGTTTGTGCTGAAAGGGGAGCTCGAAAATTTCTCTTGTTTCAGGTCATCGCTGCAGTATTATTCGGCGTTAGCATCGCCTTGAAGGATGGGGTCGAGAAGGCATCGGAATATTTTGCAGGGTGTGTGCTATACATCTCGACTAATCTTTAACATTGAGGCTGTTTTACCCAACTGTTGGAGGTGTGGTTCCTTTCCGCATTAGAATTTTCAAGACCATATAGGAGCCCATTCGAGAATCGAATGCATCATTGCGTACTAGCTTCACTAGATGCTTGAATGAATGCATGGCTATGTTTCAGACATAACCGTGTAGGAAAATGTTCTACTAACAAATAGGATGAGGGTTAGTTAAAGTAACAAACAGCACGCTGTGTAAGCTCACTCTTTGGGTTGTGCAAGTTAGTTTGCTACTTTGCTTAGTTGCGACTTTGCATATCTTTACATGATTTCTTACAAAAGCACTCCTTAATTTCTTCTATATTCGAGGTATAACAATGTGATCAGGTTCTGTTATGTAACAGCTATTTGTTGGAACAGAGTTTGTCGGTGGACAATCTCTTTGTTTTTATTCTGGTCTTCAAGTATTTTAAAGTGCCACTGGAGTACCAGGTACAGTTAATAGCTAATGTGATAGGCAAAGTCCTAATATACTTTTTGATTTTCTGCTCACTCTTTCTGTGACATTGGAAACAAGAATCGGGTGCTTTCTTATGGTATTGCCGGAGCAGTGATCTTTCGTGCAGTGTTGATCATTCTAGGAGTAGCTACCATTCAGGTTGGTTGTTCTCCCATGTTGCCATTATTATTTTTATCCAATTGTAGTAATGCTTATAAGTTCCTCATGTTCTGTAGAGTTTTGAAGCAGTGAATTTATTTTTTGCTGCGATCCTGCTATTCTCTTCGTACAAGGTAAAACTGTTCTTCCCATGTTAAAAAAAAGGGGTCATgcttttcatattttatttttctttcgcaTACATAGTTACTTTTGCTGTTATTCATTGGCAACTTCCTTTATGAGAAGTTCTTGCTAGCACTTTTTTTTTCCATACAATCACAGAAAAGGATCGGGTTCCACTATTATAAGATAACGGACCAGAAAGCATAAAAAATCACCCTGGTGCAAAGGTAAAAGAGCAAGCTAAAGCTGCCGCCTCCTAAGGCTAATCAGCTGATCTAGGAAAGCAAAGTTTTAAATGAACGCAAACTTATTACATATTACATGGGGGATATCTGCACCCCAGCCCAGCTCATATTTCAGCCAAAATAACCAGCATCAAACAAAGATTTTTGACCATCTATATCCAACCGTGCACCAATCTTCAAAGCCCTCAGTTTTTAGTCCTCAATTGCAGTTCATGCTAGCACTTAAAAAAATATTCGCACTTAAAAAGGATTTACTTGCTTTTTCCCAAGCGAAGTTTCCTTTGGCAAAAGCATAGTCTCATCCCTGTCTTTTAACAATCTTGTTCGACCAATTTAGCTGCATGTACTCTCTTACCACAAACTTATTAAGCATAACCCTTCCATCATTGAGCAGCTAATGGTGCAATGgatcccccccccccttttcttATATTGGGTATTCTTGTTGTAGTATGTTATAACAATCGAACCTAGTTCTTACATGAGTCCGTAAGTTGTCACAGATCCAATTCAATTTTTGGTTGCTTAAATGGAGTGGCACTTCaataagtagtactccctccgatccaaaataagtgtcctggctttagttcaaatttgaactaaaacggGAATatgatttttttagtaacttcaggTATATTAATAGATCCAATACATGTGGATGCTAACGGCCATACTCATATGACAGCTATTTGCTGGAGACGAGGAAGAATCTGATCTGTCTGATAACTTCATTGTGAAAACATGCCAAAAATTCATTCCTGTCACTGGTAAATAACTCCATTAAATGATTTTCAGTTTTTCTTACCTTTTTGTTATTTAGGTTATCAGCCTCCTCCACTTTTCTGCATGGGTGATGAACTCACTCTTCTGTTTCTTTTACCAGATTACTATGACGGTGATCGGTTTTTGATAAATCAAGATGGTATATGGAAAGTAAGTGATGTCCGATTTAAGCATGACCAATTATCACAACAGCTATTGCATAAGCTTGTTACCAGATATGATTACTAACTAGTTACGGAATGTGATATGTCTATGTCCTGTAACATGGAAATTTTATCAGTTCCACTAATGTTTGACTGGTTTATTAATTCTGCATGCACGGAAAGCTAACGCCACCAGCAACATTGTGTGTCTGAGTGAACCATCTCAAAGACATATTTCAACTTCGTAAAGCTATTTGTTCCTGAATATGTCATTTTTGGTTTGATGTCTACAGGCCACCCCATTACTCTTGACTCTGGTAGTGATCGAGCTAAGTGATATTGCTTTTGCTGTAAGTTCGTTCTCAATATTTCCCGCGTGATGTTTTCCTTTCCATTTTAGGACCACGAGCATGGGGATTAACATCTTCAGTTTGTAGGTCGACTCAATACCAGCAATCTTTGGTGTGACAAGAGACCCACTTATAATATTGTCATCAAATATTTTTGCTATTTCTGGTAAACCTTCTTTCTGTCCCTATGAACAAACTGTGCGctatgtttttttttctcttttcataGACAAATGGAGCATTTTTAAGTTATAGTTCTCCATCATTAGTGATGGATTACACTGCCGACTTTTGATTTGTGTATGTTTCAAAACTTGTCTTCCTCGTAAGACTTCATTCTTGCTTTCTATACACGGGTTTGAAGTTATTTCTTCCATTGATTTTTTCTTTGTAAGTTTGTATAATGTGAAGTTAATAGCTCAGTGTGTATTTTTTAAATCTCTGAAATCTGCTTCTGTTAATTCAGCCACACGTTGGGGCTATTGCCTATCAGTAACACTAACCCTAGCTTTGTAGCAGTCTTTGATATTCACCTTTGTCTTCTCTAATTACAAGAAACTGATATGTATCACCAAGTAATTTCATCATTTTTATGCTGTTGAGCAATTAGTAATCACATGTACTCCCTatattgttttttttttcttcttcttcttctaagtcttttgtcccaaacaagttggggtaggctagatatgaaactcTTTCACGAGCCAAAaaaaaaaaacgtcttatattttgagacaggGGGAGTACCATACAATGAAAAATAAGTGATGCATGAAAAGGCAGCTTGGATACCATAGTTGTTGATGCAGAATGTTCATACATAGCGCAAATTTGTGCATTCCGAATACACTTTGAAGTGTTAACGTAATAACATGACGGAATTACCCTGTAGGCCTGAGGTCACTCTACGTACTCATTTCTGAG
This DNA window, taken from Triticum aestivum cultivar Chinese Spring chromosome 1D, IWGSC CS RefSeq v2.1, whole genome shotgun sequence, encodes the following:
- the LOC123180142 gene encoding transcription factor IIIA isoform X1, which translates into the protein MFRYECVKHWIPRTPKCQKALNGPVSGRGDPPEKLHQECLIHALPQRPFACHVDGCPFSYSRKDHLNRHLLTHHGKLFMCPMEGCNRKFSIKGNIQRHVEEFHEDGPQCGGKKEFICPEANCGKVFKYASKLQKHEESHVNLDYTEVICCEPGCMKTFTNVECLKAHNQSCHQYVQCDICDTKQLKKNFKRHQRMHEGSFVTERIKCNFKDCKRSFSKKSNLHKHIKAVHEQSRPFTCGFSGCGQKFSYKHVRDNHEKSSVHVLFEGDFVEADEQLRPHPGGRKRKPISVDTFMRKRVAAPDAPPACSDGTEYLRWLLSG
- the LOC123180142 gene encoding transcription factor IIIA isoform X2, with protein sequence MCPMEGCNRKFSIKGNIQRHVEEFHEDGPQCGGKKEFICPEANCGKVFKYASKLQKHEESHVNLDYTEVICCEPGCMKTFTNVECLKAHNQSCHQYVQCDICDTKQLKKNFKRHQRMHEGSFVTERIKCNFKDCKRSFSKKSNLHKHIKAVHEQSRPFTCGFSGCGQKFSYKHVRDNHEKSSVHVLFEGDFVEADEQLRPHPGGRKRKPISVDTFMRKRVAAPDAPPACSDGTEYLRWLLSG